From Amphiura filiformis chromosome 20, Afil_fr2py, whole genome shotgun sequence, a single genomic window includes:
- the LOC140142932 gene encoding uncharacterized protein → MGTINCANETNLSRQFAKIINRLQKKMAEAAAEVEACDRFPEVNSQELNDIIQQKDSRNTQRSTAGQVNIFRDYLQARNLDTNFEQWSKQQLADTLRKFYIEVRRADGKEYKTGSLINIRAGLNRHLKMKGIAVNIISEPVFAQANLSFAATQAKLKREGLGDTTHYVPIDADDMTKLYESESGVFDVDTPEGLQNKVWFELMFFICRRGRENLRKLEKDHFAIASDANGRRYVYQCKDEMTKKIRGDSMKSRVDDNNTLFQAPIRSRSESSGKPWYRNAPVGEKTLGNFMSKISLAAGLSRRYTNHSLRATCITRLDELPATCSRAPPSPSPPPHSKTGHEPDEATELLLTNSQMQSLMDDCGVDLPVGVMPAVVEQAPLALPQPQQQISTTTRSSNSTMLSSRQDNRNIIPLLHKGQVLSAPLFHKRVLPLSGNVFERALNLRDAA, encoded by the exons ATGGGGACCATAAATTGTGCAAACGAGACTAATTTATCGAGACAATTTGCAAAGATAATCAATCGTCTGCAAAAAAAGATGGCGGAGGCGGCGGCGGAGGTCGAAGCGTGTGATCGCTTTCCTGAAGTAAATAGCCAAGAACTAAACGACATAATCCAACAGAAAGATAGCAGAAATACTCAGAGAAGCACTGCTGGTCAAGTGAACATTTTCAGGGATTATTTGCAGGCTAGAAACCTCGACACGAATTTCGAGCAGTGGAGCAAGCAACAGTTGGCAGATACATTGAGAAAGTTTTACATCGAAGTTCGGCGAGCAGATGGAAAGGAATACAAAACCGGGAGCTTGATAAACATACGAGCTGGCTTGAATCGACACCTCAAAATGAAAGGAATAGCAGTTAATATTATATCGGAACCAGTTTTCGCTCAAGCAAACCTCTCATTTGCGGCTACTCAAGCAAAGTTGAAGAGGGAAGGTCTAGGAGACACGACACACTACGTACCGATCGATGCAGATGACATGACAAAACTTTATGAATCTGAATCAGGAGTTTTTGATGTAGACACGCCGGAAGGGTTGCAAAATAAAGTATGGTTTGAGTTAATGTTTTTCATCTGTCGCCGAGGACGCGAGAACCTGAGAAAGCTAGAAAAAGACCACTTTGCCATCGCTTCGGATGCCAACGGCAGGCGTTACGTCTATCAGTGCAAGGATGAGATGACTAAAAAGATACGCGGTGACAGCATGAAGAGTCGCGTTGATG ACAACAACACATTATTCCAGGCACCGATCCGGTCTAGGTCAGAAAGTAGCGGAAAGCCATGGTATAGAAATGCACCAGTAGGTGAGAAAACTCTAGGCAATTTCATGTCTAAGATTTCATTAGCTGCAGGTCTTTCGAGGCGTTACACAAATCATAGCTTAAGAGCGACTTGCATCACTAGGCTTGATGAAT TGCCGGCAACATGCTCTCGGGCACCTCCGTCGCCGTCTCCACCTCCACATTCAAAAACTGGGCATGAGCCTGATGAAGCGACAGAGTTATTACTTACAAACTCGCAGATGCAAAGTTTGATGGACGATTGCGGCGTAGATCTTCCTGTCGGTGTCATGCCTGCAGTAGTAGAACAAGCACCGCTGGCGCTACCGCAACCGCAACAACAAATAAGTACAACTACCAGAAGTAGTAATAGTACTATGCTGTCAAGCAGACAAGACAATAGGAACATAA TTCCATTATTACATAAAGGACAAGTACTGTCCGCTCCATTGTTCCATAAACGAGTTCTACCGTTGAGCGGTAACGTATTTGAACGTGCTTTGAACTTAAGAGATGCAGCATAA